One segment of Anguilla anguilla isolate fAngAng1 chromosome 1, fAngAng1.pri, whole genome shotgun sequence DNA contains the following:
- the LOC118224657 gene encoding prostaglandin D2 receptor-like — MTCNSSCTISGEKMKPSVLYPVALFTTGLIGNIIALCIIFRHKSIAPGKRVSVFYVLVSGLAWTDLLGKVLLSPVVLACYALSKCLSQISRHLCNTFGLLMSFFGLCPTLILLAIAVECLLSVGYPYVYNRQVTRRRALMCLFSIYAFSFLFCVLPLFGFGDYRQYHPGTWCFIRLNDTRPANKAFSLVYATLLTLAILAVVICNMLVKINLMKMYKLTRKRCIYNASARTRTTASPQHSEELDHLVVLMLMTLSFLICSIPVTVRVYTGAFSSYECAPWEEEQRDLLAMRFLSVNSIVDPWVFIILRTSLCRKQLHKLFDKLCMSRTPRTTSATPDPNPCHMRTGSLGDGGHTPSTVQDRLELTAWDDFQGPK, encoded by the exons ATGACCTGCAATTCTAGTTGCACCATTTCAGGTGAGAAGATGAAACCGAGCGTTCTATACCCGGTGGCGCTTTTCACGACGGGTTTGATTGGTAATATCATCGCTCTTTGTATCATTTTTCGACACAAAAGCATCGCACCGGGCAAACGTGTTTCAGTTTTCTATGTGTTGGTCTCGGGCTTGGCTTGGACGGATCTGCTGGGAAAAGTTTTACTGAGTCCAGTAGTATTGGCATGTTATGCACTTTCCAAATGTCTATCGCAAATCAGCAGACACTTGTGCAACACTTTTGGGTTGCTGATGTCTTTCTTTGGACTGTGCCCCACACTAATCCTACTGGCAATTGCAGTGGAATGTCTGCTCTCCGTTGGATATCCTTATGTCTACAATCGGCAAGTTACCCGGAGGAGAGCGCTGATGTGCTTATTCAGCATCTACGCGTTCAGTTTTCTCTTCTGCGTCCTGCCCCTCTTCGGTTTCGGCGACTACCGGCAGTACCACCCCGGGACCTGGTGCTTTATCAGACTGAATGACACGAGACCCGCGAACAAGGCGTTTTCCTTGGTATATGCTACGCTCTTGACATTGGCTATCCTTGCAGTGGTTATCTGCAATATGCTGGTCAAAATCAACCTGATGAAGATGTACAAGCTTACCCGCAAAAGGTGCATTTACAACGCCAGCGCGCGAACGAGAACCACCGCGTCTCCCCAGCATTCCGAGGAGCTGGATCACTTGGTCGTTCTCATGCTGATGACCTTGAGCTTTCTCATTTGCTCCATCCCTGTAACG GTCCGGGTGTACACTGGTGCCTTTTCTTCATACGAATGTGCACCGTGGGAGGAAGAGCAGCGGGACTTGTTGGCAATGCGTTTCCTCTCGGTCAACTCCATTGTGGATCCTTGGGTTTTCATCATCTTGCGCACCTCCCTCTGCCGCAAACAGTTGCACAAGCTGTTTGATAAACTATGTATGTCACGTACGCCACGGACGACTTCAGCGACACCAGATCCCAACCCTTGCCACATGCGTACCGGTAGTCTTGGAGACGGTGGTCACACCCCAAGCACCGTACAGGATCGCCTGGAATTAACTGCCTGGGATGATTTTCAAGGGCCGAAATAG